One window of Centropristis striata isolate RG_2023a ecotype Rhode Island chromosome 21, C.striata_1.0, whole genome shotgun sequence genomic DNA carries:
- the aldoab gene encoding aldolase a, fructose-bisphosphate, b, whose product MSLTLSLSLPFSETLFALSLAPAHHHVTPVPVSLNVTGRLWLRPVLFIARQLKCEGSQWEDKYKGQQVWRVVTDEGRIFSLPLSQLSSEPQRVRMPHAYPFLTPEQKKELSDIAQRIVAPGKGILAADESTGSVAKRFQSINAENTEENRRLYRQLLFTADDRINPCIGGVILFHETMYQKTDDGKTFPQYLKERGMVVGIKVDKGVVPLAGTNGETTTQGLDGLYERCAQYKKDGADFAKWRCVLKITPTTPSRLAIIENANVLARYASICQMHGIVPIVEPEILPDGDHDLKRCQYVTEKVLAAMYKALSDHHVYLEGTLLKPNMVTPGHSSSHKFSNQEIAMATVTALRRTVPPAVPGVTFLSGGQSEEEASVNLNAMNQCPLHRPWALTFSYGRALQASALKAWAGKKENGKACQDEFIKRALANSQACQGKYASSGTSAAGGESLYVANHAY is encoded by the exons ATGTCCCTGACTTTGTCGCTTTCTCTGCCATTCAGTGAAACACTCTTTGCCCTTTCACTGGCTCCCGCTCACCACCATGTTACTCCAGTCCCAGTCTCTCTGAATGTCACGGGCCGTCTCTGGTTGCGTCCTGTTCTTTTTATAGCCAGGCAGCTGAAATGTGAGGGGTCACAATGGGAGGATAAATACAAGGGCCAGCAGGTTTGGAGGGTTGTCACAGACGAAGGCCGGatcttctccctccctctctctcagctCTCCTCTGAACCTCAAAG AGTCAGGATGCCTCACGCATACCCCTTTCTCACCCCTGAGCAGAAGAAGGAGCTCAGCGATATTGCTCAAAGGATCGTCGCTCCCGGCAAGGGAATCCTCGCCGCAGATGAGTCCACCG GCAGCGTAGCCAAGCGCTTCCAGAGCATCAATGCTGAGAACACTGAGGAGAACAGGAGGCTGTACCGCCAGCTCCTCTTCACCGCTGACGACCGCATCAACCCTTGCATCGGTGGCGTCATCCTCTTCCACGAGACCATGTACCAGAAGACCGACGATGGCAAGACCTTCCCCCAGTACCTCAAGGAGAGAGGCATGGTGGTCGGCATCAAGGTCGACAAAGGTGTTGTCCCCCTGGCCGGAACCAACGGCGAGACAACCACCCAGG GTCTCGATGGACTGTATGAGCGCTGCGCCCAGTACAAGAAGGATGGTGCTGACTTTGCCAAGTGGCGCTGTGTGCTGAAGATCACCCCCACCACTCCCTCAAGGCTGGCCATCATTGAGAACGCCAACGTTCTGGCCCGCTACGCCAGCATCTGCCAGATG CACGGCATTGTCCCCATCGTCGAGCCTGAGATTCTCCCCGATGGTGACCATGACCTGAAGCGCTGCCAGTACGTTACTGAGAAGGTCCTGGCTGCCATGTACAAGGCTCTGTCTGACCACCACGTCTACCTGGAGGGCACCCTGCTCAAGCCCAACATGGTTACCCCTGGACACTCCAGCTCCCACAAGTTCAGCAACCAGGAGATTGCAATGGCAACCGTTACTGCCCTGCGCCGCACCGTGCCCCCTGCAGTTCCTG GCGTCACCTTCCTGTCCGGTGGCcagagtgaggaggaggctTCAGTCAATCTGAACGCCATGAACCAGTGCCCTCTGCACAGACCCTGGGCCCTGACCTTCTCATACGGCCGTGCTCTGCAGGCCTCTGCCCTCAAAGCCTGGGCCGGCAAGAAGGAGAATGGAAAGGCATGCCAGGATGAGTTCATCAAGAGAGCTCTG GCTAACAGCCAGGCCTGCCAGGGCAAATATGCTTCCTCTGGAACCAGCGCTGCCGGTGGAGAGTCACTGTATGTGGCCAACCATGCCTATTAA
- the zgc:123217 gene encoding chymotrypsin-like protease CTRL-1, with protein sequence MAAWTVWIPLMCAVLTGPGSKAQECGVAPLNTKGDTRIVGGENATAGSWPWQVSMHFSSAGFNSHICGGTLISDQWVLTAAHCIISNSLSVWTLYLGRETQSGTNAHEVSRTVSKIIVHPDYNNTLLNNDIALMKLSSAVTFTSYIKPVCLAGNSSQFHNSTPCWATGWGKLGKNESLPALLQEVQVPVIGEKQCSCNYIPEPDANITGKMICAGQENKGACQGDSGGPLQCKQDSKWIQAGVTSFGVPCALAGFPEVYARVSEFQTWIMDQVAGANVHFVTFTSNGTDQDESFVCRSAVSGSATSVASELPFVVILVTVFLQLYSTVLH encoded by the exons AATGTGGAGTGGCACCTCTGAACACAAAGGGAGACACAAGAATAGTGGGAGGTGAGAATGCCACAGCTGGGTCCTGGCCCTGGCAGGTCAGCATGCACTTCAGTTCTGCTGGGTTTAACTCTCACATCTGTGGAGGGACCCTCATCAGTGACCAGTGGGTACTGACAGCAGCTCACTGCATAATATC AAACTCCCTTAGTGTATGGACTCTCTACTTGGGAAGAGAGACACAGTCTGGCACTAATGCTCATGAGGTAAGCCGCACTGTGTCCAAGATCATCGTCCATCCTGACTACAACAACACGCTGTTAAACAACGACATTGCCCTAATGAAGCTCAGCAGTGCCGTCACTTTCACCAGCTACATCAAACCTGTCTGCCTGGCCGGTAACTCCAGCCAGTTTCACAATTCCACCCCCTGCTGGGCTACTGGCTGGGGTAAACTGGGAAAGAATG AGTCATTGCCAGCCTTACTGCAGGAGGTCCAGGTTCCTGTCATTGGAGAAAAACAGTGCAGTTGCAACTACATCCCAGAACCAGATGCAAACATCACTGGCAAAATGATATGTGCAGGACAAGAAAACAAAGGAGCTTGCCAG GGAGACTCTGGTGGACCTTTGCAATGTAAACAAGACTCAAAGTGGATCCAGGCTGGCGTTACTAGTTTTGGGGTACCTTGTGCCTTGGCTGGTTTTCCTGAGGTCTATGCCCGAGTGTCAGAGTTCCAGACTTGGATCATGGATCAAGTGGCGGGGGCAAATGTTCACTTTGTGACTTTCACCTCCAATGGCACCGACCAAGACGAGAGCTTTGTGTGTCGCAGCGCAGTCTCTGGAAGTGCAACCTCAGTTGCAAGTGAGCTTCCATTCGTTGTCATCTTAGTTACAGTgttcctgcagctctatagcACAGTTTTGCACTAG